gcctaataatgcatgttgtgaaatgatgggtttgcatgtcaaattacccaaaattaaagcatagtggccggccatgctatgggtggaaacatgttgtaaacatgttctGTTAGTGAGTTATgctagaaagaataaaaaaaggggttaggattaaagtaatgcaaaaaggaggagtgatgaaaaaaaaaatggtctcattcatgccccccctttgccgtgaatggaagaaagaaaacaaagaaaaaaaaagtgttcatccttgaacttctttggccgaatagaagaaagaaaggaaggaaatgagcttggagaaaaatcagctatgaaggctcactagattaaggtatgtttaatgttgctttgaaagttcatacatcccttggatgattagtctaaattctaactatctcatggatggatttgggattattagagagttagtattcaactaagaggcttcaaaagttttagttgaagccttgagactattagcatgttagctatatggatgtgttatgaggcttgaggtgttaggtaaatttgaactcatcaccaagttctttaagcaatccaagctaaaagttttgatattgaggtatcttgagcatccggccatggtaggaagtagaagggaaaatatggttgttgttagatgaagtagagtctaacaaatgagcacatatgtgcattagttgctagatggagaagaatcggctagcaagttgtgtgctaaggccgaatataattttgtatattaatgagtaatgcatgtgttgaattgatggaaagggagaggatgctttactagtgtatatatgtgtatcggccaagttttgaacttgaaacaaaatggtgattagtcaatacaagtgaccatacttgtagaatgtattaagtgttgcaatcggcctcaacatagacatgtatgttcggccacatgaatgagtacataagttgatgtgtatgttcagctgtaggtaagcatattgatggctttatcttgacttagaaaatttggctaaggggaatattagctaatatgttgaattctattcgtgatttcgtacatatgtgactctaatgtctaatgtatatatgggctaagtaccttgagcttctcttttgatgttcgaatgaattgtattaaattgcttaatgtgattaaaaatgcgtatgaccattttgtatttgagctaaaggtggccatatgacccatcaaattcattgtcatgttcggccataagctagcataatgagactttaataagttaaatttgtttgaattagctcaagagcttagaggaccaaagttggataagggaaaggaaaaagtgatcgaatagccgccgaaatcgttcgacaacatccgaggtaagttttcaagtaatggagcttagattatgattcgattagattatgtcttaagtaaatcaaaatcatgctctttgtatgtggctattgagccaaaatttgtaagtgtgataagtgttttgtgtttgagctttggtaatgaaaatgaaatatggatgtgtcatgatttattgatatatgtgcatggttattcgaatgatatccgggctaagtcccaaggcttttatgCTAGGTGACTATACTtgggactaagatccaaggcattcgtgcgagttgctatatccgggctaagacccgaaggcatttgtgctagcgattatatccgggctaagacccgaaggcatttgtgctagcgactatatccgggctaagtcccgaaggcatctgtgctagtgaccatatccgggctaagacccgaaggccttgtgcaagtagttatatccggctaaatcccgaagattacttgagtttgggaatgagcgatctgctgtaataatttcaattaatacgctcgtaaaatctcaacaacgaggtatgtgttgtacatgcattggattaattgattcctcttaaatagcattcgctcagtcgattaaggagcttccggtttttggttaagttgatcccttatgtatgaatataagggttggaaatgtgaagtaggactaatttttgagaatatatgtgtatatgaaattatccgtttagttatatgaatgctatacttcagttgagcctaatttcattgctcaaaacttactaagcattaaatgcttactccgtttctttgaatctcttttatagattttggttcttcactatcggactggaGTGtcaagtcgaagtcacccacactatcaaagccccttttggtacacttttggttgaactttgaaatggcatgtataggactaccctttttgttgttggtcatgcaccctttggttttgtataaatttggatagccatgcgaaaatggcttatatacactttgagcttaatattataatcatcttgtatgatgttcattaagaggtatggaaatgtttgggaatgattagcaattggaatggttaatcatgatcatattttgtgctatatatgctaaagggctagttgaatcatggaaattatgtaataggtaaagtctaccttaaaaatagatgctgatagcagcagtgatgtgaatttgaaaaatcactaaaaatagtagaaatggaattaaatagtgaataaattatgtaatcgaaccttgatgaatctattttcataggatagtaacaaaatgatcatatgtatagtatattatgagatatttaagttttcacgaAATAGGaccagaacaatttctggattccctgttctgacttttgaaattcattattaattaacaagagataattagaagtcatgccatatatgtgcagattccttttcgagtctaatttctatagaaacaaacggcatcagtattgaagccctgtaaagggagatatccaagtcgtaatgcgtaaaggtcagtgtagtcaaaccctgaaataggggatactttaactaataaactgtactaattggctcaaccaaaaattctagaaaaaaatttgtagatgaacatatgagtctagtttcaggaaaaaatttacggaactcgttttcgagttttggaactcgagatatgatttttaaggtgacagtgacgcagttagccagctcgtctggaaatttaaaatggactgtgcaaataagtgatttatgtctgcgaacccctcgtgtctgactccggcaacggtcttgggtacggggtgttacactaggtcAGATAAACCCATGGTCCAATAGTTCTTGAATCTGGgtcttaagctccacaagcttcTTCAGTGCAATTCTATATGGCGCGATGGACACCGGAACTGTACCaggaaggagctcaatcccaaactccagtTCATGCTCTGGAGGTAACCCCAGTAACTCTTCCTGAAAGACGTCCGAAAAATCTCTAACAGTCCTGATATTTTTTACTGAAGAGTTCCCAATATTTGAAACACCGATGTATGCCAAGAACGCCACACAACCATTGCGAACCAATTTCTCAGACCTTAGCGCAGAAATTACATTACTCAAATAGTTCTGCCGTTCCCCAATTACCACTACCTCCTCATCTGTCTCAGTTCTCAAAACAAATCGTTTAGTGGCACAATCTAAGCTTACCTGATGTTTAACTAACCAATCTATACCAGTATTAAATTGAATTCTCCGAAAGGCAGCTCCATTAGATCGGCCAAGAAGACAACTCCTTGTATTTCTAAGGAAACATCTCTAAACACCATATTTATCCGAACGGGCTGCCCCAATGGACTTAGTACAGTTATCTCACTCATAGTGTTTTCAGCCATAATACTCAACATCTTAGACACAGAACATGCTATATACGAATGTGTAGACCcgacatcaatcaatgcagtatgaGGTACATTATATATAAAGAACATACTCGTTATGACATCCGGAGCATCTTCGTCCTCTCGGCGCGTGTAGCGTAAACCGGTGCCGGTTGTCTTGCCTCAGTGTGACTAGCACCTCTGCCCAGTGCTCCACGACCCTGACCTATACCATTTCCACCCCTGGCTTGACCTCAACCTCTCAATGGCTGCTATTACCAAAACCAGCAGCTTGCACTTGCTCGGGCCTCCATGGAAAATCCTTGacacgatgctccaatgatctgcaTCTCAGACATGTACCTATCTTTTTCCAATATTTGCCCTGATGGTGTTTCCCACAATCAACACAAAACTGTGGTCCAGTAGTAACAGCAGCAGGGGTCCTAACTCTGATTATTCCATCAACTCTGGGCTTTTTCTTAAACCTCTAGAAAGAATTTGAGGGCTCAGCATCCCTCTCACCTCTGCCTTTCTCTTTATTCTGGTGCTCAGCGCGCGTCACATCCTCGGTGATTTTTTCCTTGTCAACCAATGCTACGAAATCTCActccctctgaggagctatcagaactctTAAAACATCTCTGAGGctatcctcaaatcgaacacacCGTTCGTACTCTATTGCCACCATACTACGTTCATAGCGGCCCAGTCataaaaattcagcctcatattcagccactgtcCTTTCTCCCTGAGTTAAGTTTAGAAATTCCCTtctacgggcatccacataagaGGTACCCACATACTTAGCCTggaaagtagtcttgaaaaactcCTAGGTCAATCGATAGGCTTGAGTGCCCTCTTTGACAGTAAGCCACCACAAGTAGGCCTCATCTCTCAACAGTGATACtgtgccttttaatttttgctcgggggtgcagtcgaggtcatccatgatcctctttgTGGCCTCGATCCAATATTCAGCAACATTAGGGGCCACTCTAGAAATACCCCTGAATATGTCAGCCCATTATTAGACCTGAGTCGTTCCGTAACCGACCCATGGCCCACAGTACAAGTACTAGGCCCAGCGAAACCCTTTCCAGAAtccttaacattgcttgggacaataCGTCATCCCAGCTGCTTGATTTTGAGACCCTATCTTAGCGATaggtgaagctggtgcctctcTAACTTCCTCATTAGGCTGGTGTCCAGAAGACTAAGACCCAGCCCTCTGCCGCGGCCTCTaccacgagtacctctagtgctcattatccaATTGCGATTTAATCtgtattaaaagttttatgcTAGTTAGTTTATTGTTCCTATGTTTATTATCAATATCTTATGAACAACATTATCCCAGAGTTTTGTTTTCGCAGTTCGTATTCCTACTATGGTTCGTAGTTTACTCTAACTAAAGAGTTTCAGTACAGTTTTACTACTTAAAGTAGTCTTAGTAATAACATTTCAATATTATCCTTTCAGAATAAAAAATTAGAAAACTTACAGGATCAGCGCAGAGACTCGGTGTATCACTCCTTCAGTAAAACATTTTGAAATAATGATTTTTAAACCAGTTTAAAACAATGTTgttgaaatttttacatttttgaaaaacccaaatccacaatcAAGTTTtaaaacctagctctgataccactaaatgtaacaccccaaacccggcctagaggttatggccgaatctgtgacgtcacattggagtgtttttccAACACACAAATTGCGTGAAAATTCATTATACATCAAACTTCTTTAGGTTCTTAACAAAAGTCTAGGATGTCCGGTTcattgtgaaaactcaagttgtcttagcaaaatattaattatactaGTTTGTTATTAAAATCTAAAATAGTGTTTGTTGCAGAAGCTTTCAAAATgtgttgcgtaaacgtggtgttttcAGAAAAACTTTTGTTTATACTTTCTCAAAAATTCGAAACCTACTACTACTACCAAATTAAAATTCAAGTaactaaatccccaaattaaaacaaaaataaaattaaagaggccttattaaaaatgaaaacccaaaataaagtattaattataatattaaaagaaacttTGTCGAGTGGCCACCTCTGAATCCTTCGTCGCCACGATCTATCTAagcttggggatttcctgcatagttaacagatgggtgagtttacaaaaactcagagtgtgaaatcccataaaagCGTACAgtcagagtaaacacaatttgggcctaagccctttcagtttcagttaAGGGTTTTAGCCCCTCTTTTAGTAGCAGtagcagtctgggcctgagcccatttcaataacagtGTCAGTTTGGtccttagcccattttagtacAGTATGAAaacaaagaatcctacccaatccattcgctacacaccatctctgtaccAGCCCTGCACACTATgtgggataaaatcaacccacccaaccccaCACACCAAGTCATACTGGTTGCAGCACTAGAACAGTATTTGTAGTAGAgatgccagtaataggcttatagcatTTCAGTACACTTCCTACAAAATTATATATCTCACCCCatacaatgcaacataatataaatgtacatatagtaaaaatggcatgctcaaacaatcATACATCATATAGGGGTAAAACAGTTTACCAAAATAAGGGCCCAGGTATACTTACTGGCCCAACAGTAAGTctacagtcgtcttgggcgacccgtgcaaccctaaTAGTCAATCAGTGATAATGGTCCTACAACCTATATTATGACCCATGAAGGCCCACACTCCCGTATGGCCCAGTAAGCCCAAAAATAACCTTCtccgtgtgaactacacagcctgaTCCACTAACATCCACACGTTCGTGTGGGGCCCATGAGCCTGTGGGGCCCACATGGCTCATTTTCAGCCCAACATAGGCCAAATTGGCCAAatcccatgaaatcgctcatggtggcctcttacGATCATAAGTCCTTGTTTGAACGTTCAGAGATGAACACAAGCGTGGGCACGCTTGTATAGCGTTAACGAGCGCAGTTTCTACCTTTTGCCGATTTATGAATATTGAAGTGTGGTCACACACCTGATTGTGAAAATGTGCTACCGACCCATGAGTATTCCACACCCATCATAGTAAAAAATTCGATTAGTCACTTATCATCATCAGGGTTAAACGCCCTCCTTTTTACTCTTAATCTAACTAATATTGATACTTGCCTTGATTGGCCAATTGTGGCTTAGTCCTTCTAGGTCATTGACTAAAATTGATCCCTTGCTCCTTACTGAAAATCTACATTATCAGCGATTTGCATTAACACGATTGCTTACACATGGCTTGAAACGTTATGTATtaccatatataaaaaaaaaaaccatagccTCATAAGTTAGGGAAAGGGGCATTCGGCTAACACCAAGGAATGCAAGCCAATATGCCCCAATTGCACACTATAGCTACAATAAAGTTACCTTTGGTTGGATGATGAGGGGAGGTTTCGAACACTACAGTTATCACTTGCAACTCCTTCACTCCACGAGTAAATCTAGAAGCCAAAAGAGACTTCACAAGAAGAGGGAGAATGTGAGAATCGGTAGTAAAAAAGTAAGAGATTCCAGCTCTAATAGTGTGATAGAGGGGAGGCTTGATGACAGTTGAAAGAGTAGAGAGAAAATAAAAGCTCGAGTGTACTCACCAACTTGTCAGAGTGCAGTTCAAATTGGAGTAGAAAGAAGTGAGTGTGCGATGAAGTAATTGGCTCGGGTTTGAAATAGAAAGAGGGTGTAAGAGAAGCGATTGagagaaaaagagagaagaagagaAACTTAGAAGatgttcggccaaaaagggaaagaaaagaagaaagcaaAAAACAACAAGAGACCCCCaaatgccaaaagaaaagaaagacaTCTAAAATTTCCTAGCACTAATTGGTTTTCCAAAGAAAAGGTTCCCAAAAGGTCAATTCGGCATTCCCTAAAATGTGATCGATTTTACCAAATAGTCTTTTTCCCCAAACGGCATCCCTAGCTCTCCCTCAATCGGCTTCTCCATTTTCTCCAACCGAGCACTATACAAATCCCTACAAAATC
This window of the Gossypium arboreum isolate Shixiya-1 chromosome 12, ASM2569848v2, whole genome shotgun sequence genome carries:
- the LOC128285389 gene encoding uncharacterized protein LOC128285389; this translates as MVAIEYERCVRFEDSLRDVLRRFKKKPRVDGIIRVRTPAAVTTGPQFCVDCGKHHQGKYWKKIGTCLRCRSLEHRVKDFPWRPEQVQAAGFDEEVVVIGERQNYLSNVISALRSEKLVRNGCVAFLAYIGVSNIGNSSVKNIRTVRDFSDVFQEELLGLPPEHELEFGIELLPGTVPVSIAPYRIALKKLVELKTQIQELLDHGFI